One segment of Carya illinoinensis cultivar Pawnee chromosome 13, C.illinoinensisPawnee_v1, whole genome shotgun sequence DNA contains the following:
- the LOC122291539 gene encoding beta-glucosidase BoGH3B-like isoform X2: protein MESNQDLRFLQFGVCANEEMLNAGRKKKMVRVLVQIVAITCLWWWWASLTDAQYMKYKDPRQPVAVRVADLLSRMTLEEKIGQMVQIDRTVANPGILKSYFIGSVLSGGGSAPLPKASAEDWINMINEYQKGSLSTRLGIPMIYGIDAVHGHNNVFNATIFPHNIGLGATRDSELVRRIGAATAVEVRATGIPYVFAPCIAVCRDPRWGRCYESYSEDHTIVQEMTEIVPGLQGEIPADSRKGVPFVGGKKKVAACAKHFVGDGGTTKGINENNTVIDRHGLLGIHMPAYSDSIIKGVSTVMVSYSSWNGEKMHANRDLVTGFLKDTLRFKGFVISDWEGIDRITSPPHSNYSYSVQAAIQAGIDMVMVPFKYTEFIDDLTKLVKNSIIPMDRIDDAVARILLVKFTMGLFENPLADFSLVNELGSQAHRDLAREAVRKSLVLLKNGKNGTNPLLPFSKMAPKILVAGSHADNLGYQCGGWTITWQGFSDNSYTRGTTILGAINSTVDSSTEIVYRENPDSNFVKSNSFDYAIVVVGEHPYAESLGDSMTLTMADPGPTVIKNVCEAVKCVVVIISGRPIVIQPYLSSVDALVAAWLPGTEGQGVTDVLFGDYGFSGKLSRTWFRTVDQLPMNVGDSHYDPLFPFGFGLTTESVKELVRRSTSAGVGQKPYKLANIVSVIAILYFTASRGFRQLT, encoded by the exons ATGGAGTCCAATCAG GACCTCCGATTTCTGCAGTTTGGTGTTTGTGCCAATGAGGAAATGCTCAATG ctggaaggaaaaagaagatggTTAGGGTTCTAGTCCAAATAGTGGCCATAACGTGCCTGTGGTGGTGGTGGGCTTCATTGACAGATGCACAGTACATGAAATACAAAGACCCAAGGCAGCCGGTGGCGGTTCGCGTAGCTGACCTGTTGAGTCGAATGACTTTGGAGGAGAAGATTGGTCAGATGGTTCAGATTGATAGGACTGTGGCCAATCCTGGGATTTTGAAGTCTTACTTCATCG GCAGTGTATTGAGTGGGGGTGGGAGTGCACCACTTCCAAAGGCTAGTGCAGAGGATTGGattaatatgattaatgaaTATCAAAAGGGGTCTCTATCCACACGTTTGGGCATTCCAATGATCTATGGTATTGATGCTGTTCATGGACACAATAATGTCTTCAATGCTACAATATTTCCTCATAACATTGGTCTTGGAGCTACAAG GGATTCTGAGCTGGTGCGGAGGATTGGTGCTGCTACTGCTGTTGAAGTCAGAGCTACAGGGATTCCTTATGTATTTGCTCCATGCATTGCG GTCTGTAGAGATCCAAGGTGGGGACGGTGTTATGAAAGCTATAGTGAGGATCACACAATAGTGCAAGAAATGACGGAAATTGTTCCTGGATTACAAGGAGAGATTCCTGCTGATTCTCGGAAAGGAGTTCCATTTGTTGGTGGAAA GAAAAAGGTGGCAGCTTGTGCGAAGCATTTTGTGGGAGATGGTGGGACAACTAAGGGAATCAATGAGAACAACACAGTCATTGACCGGCATGGGTTGCTCGGCATTCACATGCCTGCCTATTCTGATTCCATCATCAAAGGTGTATCTACAGTCATGGTTTCCTACTCAAGCTGGAATGGAGAAAAGATGCATGCAAACCGTGACCTAGTTACTGGCTTCCTGAAAGATACTCTTAGGTTTAAG GGTTTTGTTATATCGGATTGGGAGGGTATTGATAGGATTACCTCACCACCGCATTCAAACTACTCGTACTCCGTCCAAGCTGCGATTCAAGCCGGCATTGACATG GTCATGGTTCCTTTCAAATATACTGAGTTCATTGATGACCTTACCAAGCTGGTCAAGAACAGCATTATCCCAATGGATCGCATTGATGATGCTGTGGCAAGGATCTTGCTAGTCAAGTTCACTATGGGACTATTTGAGAACCCACTTGCTGATTTCAGCCTAGTCAATGAACTTGGAAGCCAG GCACATAGAGACTTGGCAAGAGAAGCTGTGAGGAAGTCATTAGTGCTATTGAAGAACGGGAAAAATGGAACAAATCCTCTACTACCCTTTTCCAAGATGGCTCCAAAGATCCTAGTTGCTGGTAGTCATGCTGATAATTTGGGTTATCAGTGTGGTGGGTGGACAATCACATGGCAAGGATTTAGTGACAACAGCTATACTAGGG GAACCACCATCCTTGGAGCCATCAATTCAACAGTTGACTCCAGTACGGAGATTGTCTACCGTGAGAATCCTGATAGCAACTTTGTCAAGTCCAACAGCTTTGACTATGCCATTGTTGTCGTTGGTGAGCACCCTTATGCTGAGAGTTTAGGGGACAGCATGACCCTCACTATGGCAGATCCTGGCCCAACCGTCATCAAGAATGTCTGTGAAGCTGTCAAGTGTGTTGTTGTCATAATTTCTGGTAGACCTATTGTGATTCAACCATATCTATCCTCAGTTGATGCCCTGGTGGCAGCATGGTTACCAGGAACTGAGGGCCAGGGTGTGACTGATGTCCTTTTTGGGGATTATGGATTCAGTGGAAAACTTTCCAGAACATGGTTCAGAACTGTAGATCAACTGCCAATGAATGTCGGGGATTCACACTATGATCCACTGTTCCCATTTGGGTTTGGGCTCACAACTGAGTCTGTCAAGGAACTTGTGAGAAG GTCAACCTCAGCTGGTGTAGGCCAAAAGCCATATAAACTTGCCAATATAGTTTCTGTAATTGCAATTTTGTATTTCACAG CTTCAAGGGGCTTCCGACAACTGACTTAA
- the LOC122291539 gene encoding beta-glucosidase BoGH3B-like isoform X4, translating into MVRVLVQIVAITCLWWWWASLTDAQYMKYKDPRQPVAVRVADLLSRMTLEEKIGQMVQIDRTVANPGILKSYFIGSVLSGGGSAPLPKASAEDWINMINEYQKGSLSTRLGIPMIYGIDAVHGHNNVFNATIFPHNIGLGATRDSELVRRIGAATAVEVRATGIPYVFAPCIAVCRDPRWGRCYESYSEDHTIVQEMTEIVPGLQGEIPADSRKGVPFVGGKKKVAACAKHFVGDGGTTKGINENNTVIDRHGLLGIHMPAYSDSIIKGVSTVMVSYSSWNGEKMHANRDLVTGFLKDTLRFKGFVISDWEGIDRITSPPHSNYSYSVQAAIQAGIDMVMVPFKYTEFIDDLTKLVKNSIIPMDRIDDAVARILLVKFTMGLFENPLADFSLVNELGSQAHRDLAREAVRKSLVLLKNGKNGTNPLLPFSKMAPKILVAGSHADNLGYQCGGWTITWQGFSDNSYTRGTTILGAINSTVDSSTEIVYRENPDSNFVKSNSFDYAIVVVGEHPYAESLGDSMTLTMADPGPTVIKNVCEAVKCVVVIISGRPIVIQPYLSSVDALVAAWLPGTEGQGVTDVLFGDYGFSGKLSRTWFRTVDQLPMNVGDSHYDPLFPFGFGLTTESVKELVRRSTSAGVGQKPYKLANIVSVIAILYFTASRGFRQLT; encoded by the exons atggTTAGGGTTCTAGTCCAAATAGTGGCCATAACGTGCCTGTGGTGGTGGTGGGCTTCATTGACAGATGCACAGTACATGAAATACAAAGACCCAAGGCAGCCGGTGGCGGTTCGCGTAGCTGACCTGTTGAGTCGAATGACTTTGGAGGAGAAGATTGGTCAGATGGTTCAGATTGATAGGACTGTGGCCAATCCTGGGATTTTGAAGTCTTACTTCATCG GCAGTGTATTGAGTGGGGGTGGGAGTGCACCACTTCCAAAGGCTAGTGCAGAGGATTGGattaatatgattaatgaaTATCAAAAGGGGTCTCTATCCACACGTTTGGGCATTCCAATGATCTATGGTATTGATGCTGTTCATGGACACAATAATGTCTTCAATGCTACAATATTTCCTCATAACATTGGTCTTGGAGCTACAAG GGATTCTGAGCTGGTGCGGAGGATTGGTGCTGCTACTGCTGTTGAAGTCAGAGCTACAGGGATTCCTTATGTATTTGCTCCATGCATTGCG GTCTGTAGAGATCCAAGGTGGGGACGGTGTTATGAAAGCTATAGTGAGGATCACACAATAGTGCAAGAAATGACGGAAATTGTTCCTGGATTACAAGGAGAGATTCCTGCTGATTCTCGGAAAGGAGTTCCATTTGTTGGTGGAAA GAAAAAGGTGGCAGCTTGTGCGAAGCATTTTGTGGGAGATGGTGGGACAACTAAGGGAATCAATGAGAACAACACAGTCATTGACCGGCATGGGTTGCTCGGCATTCACATGCCTGCCTATTCTGATTCCATCATCAAAGGTGTATCTACAGTCATGGTTTCCTACTCAAGCTGGAATGGAGAAAAGATGCATGCAAACCGTGACCTAGTTACTGGCTTCCTGAAAGATACTCTTAGGTTTAAG GGTTTTGTTATATCGGATTGGGAGGGTATTGATAGGATTACCTCACCACCGCATTCAAACTACTCGTACTCCGTCCAAGCTGCGATTCAAGCCGGCATTGACATG GTCATGGTTCCTTTCAAATATACTGAGTTCATTGATGACCTTACCAAGCTGGTCAAGAACAGCATTATCCCAATGGATCGCATTGATGATGCTGTGGCAAGGATCTTGCTAGTCAAGTTCACTATGGGACTATTTGAGAACCCACTTGCTGATTTCAGCCTAGTCAATGAACTTGGAAGCCAG GCACATAGAGACTTGGCAAGAGAAGCTGTGAGGAAGTCATTAGTGCTATTGAAGAACGGGAAAAATGGAACAAATCCTCTACTACCCTTTTCCAAGATGGCTCCAAAGATCCTAGTTGCTGGTAGTCATGCTGATAATTTGGGTTATCAGTGTGGTGGGTGGACAATCACATGGCAAGGATTTAGTGACAACAGCTATACTAGGG GAACCACCATCCTTGGAGCCATCAATTCAACAGTTGACTCCAGTACGGAGATTGTCTACCGTGAGAATCCTGATAGCAACTTTGTCAAGTCCAACAGCTTTGACTATGCCATTGTTGTCGTTGGTGAGCACCCTTATGCTGAGAGTTTAGGGGACAGCATGACCCTCACTATGGCAGATCCTGGCCCAACCGTCATCAAGAATGTCTGTGAAGCTGTCAAGTGTGTTGTTGTCATAATTTCTGGTAGACCTATTGTGATTCAACCATATCTATCCTCAGTTGATGCCCTGGTGGCAGCATGGTTACCAGGAACTGAGGGCCAGGGTGTGACTGATGTCCTTTTTGGGGATTATGGATTCAGTGGAAAACTTTCCAGAACATGGTTCAGAACTGTAGATCAACTGCCAATGAATGTCGGGGATTCACACTATGATCCACTGTTCCCATTTGGGTTTGGGCTCACAACTGAGTCTGTCAAGGAACTTGTGAGAAG GTCAACCTCAGCTGGTGTAGGCCAAAAGCCATATAAACTTGCCAATATAGTTTCTGTAATTGCAATTTTGTATTTCACAG CTTCAAGGGGCTTCCGACAACTGACTTAA
- the LOC122291539 gene encoding beta-glucosidase BoGH3B-like isoform X3, translated as MESNQFGVCANEEMLNAGRKKKMVRVLVQIVAITCLWWWWASLTDAQYMKYKDPRQPVAVRVADLLSRMTLEEKIGQMVQIDRTVANPGILKSYFIGSVLSGGGSAPLPKASAEDWINMINEYQKGSLSTRLGIPMIYGIDAVHGHNNVFNATIFPHNIGLGATRDSELVRRIGAATAVEVRATGIPYVFAPCIAVCRDPRWGRCYESYSEDHTIVQEMTEIVPGLQGEIPADSRKGVPFVGGKKKVAACAKHFVGDGGTTKGINENNTVIDRHGLLGIHMPAYSDSIIKGVSTVMVSYSSWNGEKMHANRDLVTGFLKDTLRFKGFVISDWEGIDRITSPPHSNYSYSVQAAIQAGIDMVMVPFKYTEFIDDLTKLVKNSIIPMDRIDDAVARILLVKFTMGLFENPLADFSLVNELGSQAHRDLAREAVRKSLVLLKNGKNGTNPLLPFSKMAPKILVAGSHADNLGYQCGGWTITWQGFSDNSYTRGTTILGAINSTVDSSTEIVYRENPDSNFVKSNSFDYAIVVVGEHPYAESLGDSMTLTMADPGPTVIKNVCEAVKCVVVIISGRPIVIQPYLSSVDALVAAWLPGTEGQGVTDVLFGDYGFSGKLSRTWFRTVDQLPMNVGDSHYDPLFPFGFGLTTESVKELVRRSTSAGVGQKPYKLANIVSVIAILYFTASRGFRQLT; from the exons ATGGAGTCCAATCAG TTTGGTGTTTGTGCCAATGAGGAAATGCTCAATG ctggaaggaaaaagaagatggTTAGGGTTCTAGTCCAAATAGTGGCCATAACGTGCCTGTGGTGGTGGTGGGCTTCATTGACAGATGCACAGTACATGAAATACAAAGACCCAAGGCAGCCGGTGGCGGTTCGCGTAGCTGACCTGTTGAGTCGAATGACTTTGGAGGAGAAGATTGGTCAGATGGTTCAGATTGATAGGACTGTGGCCAATCCTGGGATTTTGAAGTCTTACTTCATCG GCAGTGTATTGAGTGGGGGTGGGAGTGCACCACTTCCAAAGGCTAGTGCAGAGGATTGGattaatatgattaatgaaTATCAAAAGGGGTCTCTATCCACACGTTTGGGCATTCCAATGATCTATGGTATTGATGCTGTTCATGGACACAATAATGTCTTCAATGCTACAATATTTCCTCATAACATTGGTCTTGGAGCTACAAG GGATTCTGAGCTGGTGCGGAGGATTGGTGCTGCTACTGCTGTTGAAGTCAGAGCTACAGGGATTCCTTATGTATTTGCTCCATGCATTGCG GTCTGTAGAGATCCAAGGTGGGGACGGTGTTATGAAAGCTATAGTGAGGATCACACAATAGTGCAAGAAATGACGGAAATTGTTCCTGGATTACAAGGAGAGATTCCTGCTGATTCTCGGAAAGGAGTTCCATTTGTTGGTGGAAA GAAAAAGGTGGCAGCTTGTGCGAAGCATTTTGTGGGAGATGGTGGGACAACTAAGGGAATCAATGAGAACAACACAGTCATTGACCGGCATGGGTTGCTCGGCATTCACATGCCTGCCTATTCTGATTCCATCATCAAAGGTGTATCTACAGTCATGGTTTCCTACTCAAGCTGGAATGGAGAAAAGATGCATGCAAACCGTGACCTAGTTACTGGCTTCCTGAAAGATACTCTTAGGTTTAAG GGTTTTGTTATATCGGATTGGGAGGGTATTGATAGGATTACCTCACCACCGCATTCAAACTACTCGTACTCCGTCCAAGCTGCGATTCAAGCCGGCATTGACATG GTCATGGTTCCTTTCAAATATACTGAGTTCATTGATGACCTTACCAAGCTGGTCAAGAACAGCATTATCCCAATGGATCGCATTGATGATGCTGTGGCAAGGATCTTGCTAGTCAAGTTCACTATGGGACTATTTGAGAACCCACTTGCTGATTTCAGCCTAGTCAATGAACTTGGAAGCCAG GCACATAGAGACTTGGCAAGAGAAGCTGTGAGGAAGTCATTAGTGCTATTGAAGAACGGGAAAAATGGAACAAATCCTCTACTACCCTTTTCCAAGATGGCTCCAAAGATCCTAGTTGCTGGTAGTCATGCTGATAATTTGGGTTATCAGTGTGGTGGGTGGACAATCACATGGCAAGGATTTAGTGACAACAGCTATACTAGGG GAACCACCATCCTTGGAGCCATCAATTCAACAGTTGACTCCAGTACGGAGATTGTCTACCGTGAGAATCCTGATAGCAACTTTGTCAAGTCCAACAGCTTTGACTATGCCATTGTTGTCGTTGGTGAGCACCCTTATGCTGAGAGTTTAGGGGACAGCATGACCCTCACTATGGCAGATCCTGGCCCAACCGTCATCAAGAATGTCTGTGAAGCTGTCAAGTGTGTTGTTGTCATAATTTCTGGTAGACCTATTGTGATTCAACCATATCTATCCTCAGTTGATGCCCTGGTGGCAGCATGGTTACCAGGAACTGAGGGCCAGGGTGTGACTGATGTCCTTTTTGGGGATTATGGATTCAGTGGAAAACTTTCCAGAACATGGTTCAGAACTGTAGATCAACTGCCAATGAATGTCGGGGATTCACACTATGATCCACTGTTCCCATTTGGGTTTGGGCTCACAACTGAGTCTGTCAAGGAACTTGTGAGAAG GTCAACCTCAGCTGGTGTAGGCCAAAAGCCATATAAACTTGCCAATATAGTTTCTGTAATTGCAATTTTGTATTTCACAG CTTCAAGGGGCTTCCGACAACTGACTTAA
- the LOC122291539 gene encoding beta-glucosidase BoGH3B-like isoform X1: protein MCNDLTMQDLRFLQFGVCANEEMLNAGRKKKMVRVLVQIVAITCLWWWWASLTDAQYMKYKDPRQPVAVRVADLLSRMTLEEKIGQMVQIDRTVANPGILKSYFIGSVLSGGGSAPLPKASAEDWINMINEYQKGSLSTRLGIPMIYGIDAVHGHNNVFNATIFPHNIGLGATRDSELVRRIGAATAVEVRATGIPYVFAPCIAVCRDPRWGRCYESYSEDHTIVQEMTEIVPGLQGEIPADSRKGVPFVGGKKKVAACAKHFVGDGGTTKGINENNTVIDRHGLLGIHMPAYSDSIIKGVSTVMVSYSSWNGEKMHANRDLVTGFLKDTLRFKGFVISDWEGIDRITSPPHSNYSYSVQAAIQAGIDMVMVPFKYTEFIDDLTKLVKNSIIPMDRIDDAVARILLVKFTMGLFENPLADFSLVNELGSQAHRDLAREAVRKSLVLLKNGKNGTNPLLPFSKMAPKILVAGSHADNLGYQCGGWTITWQGFSDNSYTRGTTILGAINSTVDSSTEIVYRENPDSNFVKSNSFDYAIVVVGEHPYAESLGDSMTLTMADPGPTVIKNVCEAVKCVVVIISGRPIVIQPYLSSVDALVAAWLPGTEGQGVTDVLFGDYGFSGKLSRTWFRTVDQLPMNVGDSHYDPLFPFGFGLTTESVKELVRRSTSAGVGQKPYKLANIVSVIAILYFTASRGFRQLT from the exons ATGTGTAATGACTTGACGATGCAGGACCTCCGATTTCTGCAGTTTGGTGTTTGTGCCAATGAGGAAATGCTCAATG ctggaaggaaaaagaagatggTTAGGGTTCTAGTCCAAATAGTGGCCATAACGTGCCTGTGGTGGTGGTGGGCTTCATTGACAGATGCACAGTACATGAAATACAAAGACCCAAGGCAGCCGGTGGCGGTTCGCGTAGCTGACCTGTTGAGTCGAATGACTTTGGAGGAGAAGATTGGTCAGATGGTTCAGATTGATAGGACTGTGGCCAATCCTGGGATTTTGAAGTCTTACTTCATCG GCAGTGTATTGAGTGGGGGTGGGAGTGCACCACTTCCAAAGGCTAGTGCAGAGGATTGGattaatatgattaatgaaTATCAAAAGGGGTCTCTATCCACACGTTTGGGCATTCCAATGATCTATGGTATTGATGCTGTTCATGGACACAATAATGTCTTCAATGCTACAATATTTCCTCATAACATTGGTCTTGGAGCTACAAG GGATTCTGAGCTGGTGCGGAGGATTGGTGCTGCTACTGCTGTTGAAGTCAGAGCTACAGGGATTCCTTATGTATTTGCTCCATGCATTGCG GTCTGTAGAGATCCAAGGTGGGGACGGTGTTATGAAAGCTATAGTGAGGATCACACAATAGTGCAAGAAATGACGGAAATTGTTCCTGGATTACAAGGAGAGATTCCTGCTGATTCTCGGAAAGGAGTTCCATTTGTTGGTGGAAA GAAAAAGGTGGCAGCTTGTGCGAAGCATTTTGTGGGAGATGGTGGGACAACTAAGGGAATCAATGAGAACAACACAGTCATTGACCGGCATGGGTTGCTCGGCATTCACATGCCTGCCTATTCTGATTCCATCATCAAAGGTGTATCTACAGTCATGGTTTCCTACTCAAGCTGGAATGGAGAAAAGATGCATGCAAACCGTGACCTAGTTACTGGCTTCCTGAAAGATACTCTTAGGTTTAAG GGTTTTGTTATATCGGATTGGGAGGGTATTGATAGGATTACCTCACCACCGCATTCAAACTACTCGTACTCCGTCCAAGCTGCGATTCAAGCCGGCATTGACATG GTCATGGTTCCTTTCAAATATACTGAGTTCATTGATGACCTTACCAAGCTGGTCAAGAACAGCATTATCCCAATGGATCGCATTGATGATGCTGTGGCAAGGATCTTGCTAGTCAAGTTCACTATGGGACTATTTGAGAACCCACTTGCTGATTTCAGCCTAGTCAATGAACTTGGAAGCCAG GCACATAGAGACTTGGCAAGAGAAGCTGTGAGGAAGTCATTAGTGCTATTGAAGAACGGGAAAAATGGAACAAATCCTCTACTACCCTTTTCCAAGATGGCTCCAAAGATCCTAGTTGCTGGTAGTCATGCTGATAATTTGGGTTATCAGTGTGGTGGGTGGACAATCACATGGCAAGGATTTAGTGACAACAGCTATACTAGGG GAACCACCATCCTTGGAGCCATCAATTCAACAGTTGACTCCAGTACGGAGATTGTCTACCGTGAGAATCCTGATAGCAACTTTGTCAAGTCCAACAGCTTTGACTATGCCATTGTTGTCGTTGGTGAGCACCCTTATGCTGAGAGTTTAGGGGACAGCATGACCCTCACTATGGCAGATCCTGGCCCAACCGTCATCAAGAATGTCTGTGAAGCTGTCAAGTGTGTTGTTGTCATAATTTCTGGTAGACCTATTGTGATTCAACCATATCTATCCTCAGTTGATGCCCTGGTGGCAGCATGGTTACCAGGAACTGAGGGCCAGGGTGTGACTGATGTCCTTTTTGGGGATTATGGATTCAGTGGAAAACTTTCCAGAACATGGTTCAGAACTGTAGATCAACTGCCAATGAATGTCGGGGATTCACACTATGATCCACTGTTCCCATTTGGGTTTGGGCTCACAACTGAGTCTGTCAAGGAACTTGTGAGAAG GTCAACCTCAGCTGGTGTAGGCCAAAAGCCATATAAACTTGCCAATATAGTTTCTGTAATTGCAATTTTGTATTTCACAG CTTCAAGGGGCTTCCGACAACTGACTTAA
- the LOC122292197 gene encoding 3-oxo-5-alpha-steroid 4-dehydrogenase 2-like has protein sequence MLVSILLSFSFPASTSLFITALSVINLTSSAYIGFSEVLFVHKYSSGMVLDSIIAISSGYFVSFASMIYAQHLTQGSLEPPVDLKYLGILLFLVGIIGNFYHHFLLSKLRRGEGDKEYRIPNGGLFNLVICPHYLFEIIDLLGMSFISQTLYAFCLTLDFVFYLIARSYATRRWYLSKFEDFPEDVKALIPYVF, from the exons ATGTTGGTCTCCATCTTGCTGAGTTTTTCATTCCCTGCATCCACTTCTCTTTTCATCACAGCATTGTCAGTGATTAACTTGACATCGTCTGCTTATATTGGGTTCTCCGAA GTCCTATTTGTCCACAAATACAGCAGCGGGATGGTTCTTGATTCTATAATTGCCATCTCTTCTGGTTACTTTGTGTCCTTTGCAAGCATGATCTATGCCCAACACCTGACACAAGGAAGTTTAGAGCCACCAGTTGACTTAAAGTATCTTGGAATTTTGCTGTTTCTTGTGGGTATCATTGGCAACTTCTACCACCATTTCCTACTCTCCAAACTGAGGAGGGGAGAGGGTGACAAAGAATATAGGATTCCAAATGGTGGTTTATTTAACTTGGTGATATGCCCACATTATCTTTTCGAAATTATAGATCTCTTAGGGATGTCATTCATCTCTCAGACATTGTATGCATTCTGTCTCACACTAGACTTTGTGTTTTACTTGATAGCAAGGAGTTATGCCACTAGGAGATGGTACTTgtcaaaatttgaagattttcCTGAGGATGTCAAGGCTCTCATTCCCTATGTTTTCTAG
- the LOC122291541 gene encoding steroid 5-alpha-reductase DET2-like — MVVSILQRFIFPPPNSLFVTAMSVISFTSLAYTGFSEVRGRHLQYSKFWNVISPESGTRREGKQIKLSSRTGMLLLYTPAFLAGLTSFVIFPHQDLRLLLLDSALTLHFFKRIFEVLFVHKYGGSMVLDSAIPITLSYFLSTATMIYAQHLTQGVPEPPVDLMYPGVLLFLIGISGNFYHHFLLSKLRRGEGDKEYRIPKGGLFDLVLCPHYLFEIIDFIGISFISQTWYTFSFTLGTVFYLMGRSYATRRWYFSKFEDFSKDVKALIPCVF; from the exons ATGGTGGTCTCCATTTTGCAGAGATTTATTTTCCCACCACCCAATTCTCTTTTCGTCACGGCAATGTCCGTGATTAGCTTCACATCTTTAGCTTACACTGGGTTCTCCGAAGTAAGAGGAAGGCACTTGCAATATTCCAAGTTTTGGAACGTAATTTCTCCAGAATCTGGAACAAGAAGAGAAGGAAAGCAGATCAAACTTTCTAGCAGAACGGGCATGCTCCTTCTTTATACTCCTGCATTTCTTGCTGGTCTCACCTCTTTTGTGATTTTCCCACATCAGGATCTCCGGCTTTTACTGCTTGATTCTGCTCTAACTCTTCATTTCTTTAAGAGGATCTTTGAG GTACTCTTTGTACACAAATACGGCGGCTCGATggttcttgattctgcaattcCCATCACTCTTAGTTACTTCTTGTCCACAGCAACCATGATCTATGCCCAACACCTAACACAAGGGGTGCCAGAGCCACCTGTTGATTTGATGTATCCTGGAGTTTTGCTGTTTCTTATTGGTATCAGTGGCAACTTCTACCACCATTTCCTGCTCTCCAAACTGAGGAGGGGAGAGGGTGACAAAGAATATAGGATTCCCAAGGGTGGGTTATTTGACCTAGTGCTATGCCCACATTATCTTTTTGAAATCATAGATTTCATAGGGATCTCATTCATATCTCAGACATGGTATACATTCTCTTTCACTCTGGGCACTGTTTTCTACCTGATGGGAAGAAGTTATGCTACAAGAAGATGGTACTTCTCTAAATTTGAAGATTTCTCTAAGGATGTCAAGGCTCTCATTCCATGTGTGTTCTAG